Proteins co-encoded in one Streptomyces sp. JH34 genomic window:
- a CDS encoding extracellular solute-binding protein: MRTMTRRAMRGVGLLCAAALSLTACGSSDEDAAAGKTVRGTDLRAALKKGGSITVWAWEPTLKQVVSDFEKEYPKVKVKLVNAGTGNDQYTALQNAVQAGSGVPDVAQVEYYALGQFALGKSLEDLSRYGADEFKDDYSPGPWNSVTVDDAVYALPMDSGPMALFYNKKVLDKHQIATPTTWDEYLEAARALHAADPKAYITNDTGDAGFTTSMIWQAGGTPFKTRDTEVTVDLTADKGVTAFTKVWQKLLDEDLLAPIESWSDEWYKGLADGTIATLSTGAWMPANFVSGVESASGDWRAATLPQYEKGGEVSSENGGSSLALMKAGKNKDLAYAFNEYANHSDGVQARIAGGAFPATTADLSSKSFLNTPFPYFGGQKANEIFARSASQVPEDWSYLPFQVYANSVFNDSVGKAYVSDTTLAEGLKQWQKSAVTYGNDQGFSVNK, translated from the coding sequence ATGAGAACCATGACCAGACGCGCGATGCGTGGCGTCGGCCTCCTGTGCGCGGCCGCGCTGAGTCTCACCGCGTGCGGGTCCTCCGACGAAGACGCCGCAGCGGGAAAGACCGTGAGGGGAACTGATCTCCGGGCGGCCCTCAAGAAGGGCGGTTCCATCACGGTGTGGGCGTGGGAGCCGACGCTGAAGCAGGTGGTCAGCGACTTCGAGAAGGAGTACCCCAAGGTCAAGGTGAAGCTGGTCAACGCCGGGACCGGCAACGACCAGTACACCGCCCTGCAGAACGCCGTGCAGGCCGGATCCGGTGTGCCGGACGTCGCGCAGGTCGAGTACTACGCCCTGGGCCAGTTCGCCCTCGGCAAGTCCCTCGAGGACCTCAGCCGCTACGGCGCCGATGAGTTCAAGGACGACTACTCGCCGGGCCCGTGGAACTCGGTCACCGTCGACGACGCCGTGTACGCCCTGCCCATGGACTCGGGCCCGATGGCGCTGTTCTACAACAAGAAGGTGCTGGACAAGCACCAGATCGCCACGCCCACCACGTGGGACGAGTACCTCGAGGCGGCCCGCGCCCTCCACGCGGCCGACCCGAAGGCCTACATCACCAACGACACCGGTGACGCCGGGTTCACCACCAGCATGATCTGGCAGGCCGGTGGCACCCCCTTCAAGACCCGTGACACCGAGGTGACGGTCGACCTGACCGCCGACAAGGGCGTCACCGCCTTCACCAAGGTCTGGCAGAAGCTCCTCGACGAGGACCTCCTCGCGCCCATCGAGAGCTGGAGCGACGAGTGGTACAAGGGCCTGGCGGACGGCACGATCGCCACGCTCTCCACCGGCGCCTGGATGCCCGCCAACTTCGTCTCCGGTGTCGAGTCGGCCTCGGGCGACTGGCGCGCGGCCACGCTCCCGCAGTACGAGAAGGGCGGTGAGGTCAGCTCCGAGAACGGCGGCAGCTCCCTCGCCCTGATGAAGGCGGGCAAGAACAAGGACCTCGCGTACGCGTTCAACGAGTACGCGAACCACTCGGACGGCGTCCAGGCCCGCATCGCGGGCGGTGCCTTCCCCGCGACCACGGCGGACCTGTCCTCCAAGTCGTTCCTGAACACCCCCTTCCCGTACTTCGGCGGCCAGAAGGCGAACGAGATCTTCGCCCGCTCCGCCAGCCAGGTCCCCGAGGACTGGTCCTACCTGCCCTTCCAGGTGTACGCGAACTCCGTCTTCAACGACTCCGTCGGCAAGGCATACGTCTCCGACACCACGCTGGCCGAAGGGCTGAAGCAGTGGCAGAAGTCCGCCGTGACCTACGGCAACGACCAGGGCTTCAGCGTCAACAAGTGA
- a CDS encoding LacI family DNA-binding transcriptional regulator — protein MADVARLAGVSSQTVSRVSNGHPMVSEDTRERVLAAMKELNYRPNSAARALKSGKFRTLGVILFTLATTGNVRTLEAISSSAADEGYAITLLPVATPTSTGVRGAVTMLGEQMVDGIIVIMEVRLLDAAISLPPHTHLVVADSDAGDRYSVVDTDQSGGAEAAVQHLLDLGHRTVVHVAGPPESFAAQRRAHAWRHTLRRAGRPVPPPVDGDWSAASGYTAGLALAADPACTAIFAANDQMALGVLRALHEKGRRVPEDVSVVGFDDIADSASFLPPLTTVHQDFAEIGRLCVDGVLRQIREETTERGTTLVPTRLVVRGSTAPPPSS, from the coding sequence ATGGCCGATGTCGCGCGTCTCGCCGGAGTCTCCTCACAGACGGTGTCCCGGGTGTCCAACGGGCACCCCATGGTGTCCGAGGACACCCGCGAACGTGTCCTCGCCGCCATGAAGGAGCTCAACTACCGGCCCAACAGTGCCGCGCGCGCCCTCAAGAGCGGGAAGTTCCGCACACTGGGCGTGATCCTGTTCACGCTGGCCACGACGGGCAACGTACGGACACTGGAGGCCATTTCCTCCTCCGCGGCGGACGAGGGCTACGCCATCACCCTGCTCCCCGTGGCCACGCCCACCAGCACGGGCGTCAGGGGAGCCGTCACCATGCTCGGCGAGCAGATGGTGGACGGCATCATCGTCATCATGGAAGTCCGTTTGCTGGACGCCGCCATCTCGCTTCCGCCGCACACCCATCTCGTGGTGGCCGACTCCGACGCGGGCGACCGTTACAGCGTGGTGGACACCGACCAGTCCGGGGGCGCCGAGGCGGCGGTGCAGCATCTGCTCGACCTCGGTCACCGCACCGTGGTGCATGTCGCCGGCCCACCCGAGTCGTTCGCCGCGCAGCGCCGTGCCCATGCGTGGCGTCACACCTTGCGGCGGGCGGGCCGCCCGGTCCCTCCGCCGGTGGACGGCGACTGGTCGGCGGCATCGGGATACACGGCGGGCCTCGCACTGGCGGCGGACCCCGCGTGCACCGCGATCTTCGCGGCGAACGACCAGATGGCGCTGGGCGTCCTGCGCGCCCTGCACGAGAAGGGCAGACGGGTGCCCGAGGACGTCAGTGTGGTGGGGTTCGACGACATCGCCGATTCCGCCTCGTTCCTTCCACCACTGACCACCGTCCACCAGGACTTCGCGGAGATCGGTCGGCTGTGCGTGGACGGGGTGCTGCGGCAGATCCGGGAGGAGACGACGGAACGGGGTACCACCCTGGTCCCGACGCGGCTGGTCGTCCGGGGCAGCACGGCTCC
- a CDS encoding carbohydrate ABC transporter permease has translation MSAPSFTAGQTPRRTTHRAPAPRRAARRQHSVTRPRRSTVLTLLMGLTAIYALLPLAWLVINATKTQKGLFDSFGLWFSGDFALWDNISQTLTYDDGIFVRWFLNTLLYVVVGAGGATFLAVLGGYGLAKFDFAGKRAVFATVIGAVAVPATALAVPTFLMFSKMGLTNTPWAVIIPSLISPFGLYLMWVFAAEAIPTELLEAARVDGSGELRTFFQVALPLLTPGIVTVLLFTMVQTWNNYFLPLIMIKNPDWYPLTLGLNAWNQQASTAGGQPVFNLVITGSLLTIVPLIVAFLLLQRYWQSGLAAGSVKG, from the coding sequence ATGAGCGCCCCTTCCTTCACCGCCGGACAGACGCCACGGCGAACCACCCACCGCGCCCCGGCACCCCGGCGCGCCGCACGCAGGCAGCACTCGGTGACCCGGCCGCGCCGCAGCACGGTGCTCACACTCCTCATGGGCCTGACCGCGATCTACGCGCTCCTGCCGCTGGCCTGGCTCGTCATCAACGCCACCAAGACGCAGAAGGGCCTTTTCGACTCCTTCGGCCTCTGGTTCAGCGGGGACTTCGCCCTCTGGGACAACATCTCGCAGACGCTGACCTACGACGACGGCATCTTCGTCCGCTGGTTCCTCAACACCCTGCTGTACGTGGTCGTGGGCGCCGGCGGCGCGACGTTCCTGGCGGTCCTCGGCGGTTACGGCCTGGCCAAGTTCGACTTCGCGGGCAAGCGGGCCGTCTTCGCCACCGTCATCGGAGCGGTGGCCGTGCCCGCGACCGCGCTGGCCGTCCCCACCTTCCTCATGTTCAGCAAGATGGGCCTCACCAACACGCCGTGGGCCGTCATCATCCCGTCCCTGATCTCGCCGTTCGGGCTCTACCTCATGTGGGTGTTCGCCGCCGAGGCCATCCCCACCGAACTCCTGGAAGCCGCCCGGGTGGACGGTTCCGGCGAGCTGCGGACGTTCTTCCAGGTCGCACTCCCGCTGCTGACGCCGGGCATCGTGACCGTGCTGCTGTTCACCATGGTGCAGACCTGGAACAACTACTTCCTGCCCCTGATCATGATCAAGAACCCGGACTGGTACCCGCTGACCCTGGGCCTGAACGCCTGGAACCAGCAGGCCTCCACCGCGGGCGGCCAGCCGGTCTTCAACCTGGTCATCACGGGTTCCCTGCTGACGATCGTGCCGCTGATCGTCGCCTTCCTGCTGCTCCAGCGCTACTGGCAGTCCGGACTGGCGGCGGGCAGCGTCAAGGGGTGA
- a CDS encoding sugar ABC transporter permease → MTAVTPITTGRRPPAGGSRSRRGRMGWVFVGPFMAVFALVFLAPIAYSLYLSFFRDQLVGGTSFVGLDNFQRAFEDEQFWAAVGRVLLFLVVQVPVMLGLALLIALALDSGRLYGKSFFRIAVFLPYAVPAVVATLMWGFIYGTRFGLVGNINDALGVSLPDPLSPSLVLASIGNIVTWEFIGYNMLIFYSALRVVPKSLYEAAEIDGAGEWRVITAVKIPAIRGALVIATIFSVIGSFQLFNEPSILQSLAPNAITTYFTPNLYTFTLSFSGRQQNYAATVSLVMGVVTMIIAYAVQLRGMRKEA, encoded by the coding sequence ATGACGGCCGTTACGCCGATCACGACCGGACGCCGCCCACCGGCGGGAGGCTCCCGCAGTCGGCGCGGGCGGATGGGATGGGTCTTCGTAGGTCCCTTCATGGCCGTCTTCGCCCTGGTTTTCCTCGCGCCGATCGCCTACTCGCTGTATCTGAGCTTCTTCCGCGACCAGTTGGTGGGCGGGACGTCGTTCGTCGGCCTGGACAACTTCCAGCGTGCCTTCGAGGACGAGCAGTTCTGGGCTGCCGTCGGCCGGGTGCTCCTCTTCCTCGTGGTGCAGGTGCCCGTCATGCTCGGGCTCGCCCTGCTCATAGCCCTGGCCCTCGACAGCGGACGGCTCTACGGGAAGAGCTTCTTCCGGATCGCCGTCTTCCTGCCGTACGCCGTGCCCGCCGTCGTCGCCACACTGATGTGGGGCTTCATCTACGGCACGCGCTTCGGGCTCGTGGGGAACATCAACGACGCCCTCGGGGTGTCCCTGCCCGACCCGCTGTCGCCCTCCCTCGTGCTGGCCAGCATCGGCAACATCGTCACCTGGGAGTTCATCGGCTACAACATGCTGATCTTCTACTCCGCGCTGCGCGTCGTGCCCAAGTCCCTCTACGAGGCCGCGGAGATCGACGGCGCCGGCGAGTGGCGGGTCATCACCGCGGTCAAGATCCCCGCGATCCGCGGCGCCCTGGTGATCGCGACGATCTTCTCGGTGATCGGCAGCTTCCAGCTGTTCAACGAGCCCAGCATCCTGCAGAGCCTGGCGCCCAACGCGATCACGACCTACTTCACGCCCAACCTCTACACCTTCACGCTGTCCTTCTCCGGACGGCAGCAGAACTACGCGGCCACGGTCTCCCTCGTCATGGGAGTCGTCACGATGATCATCGCCTACGCGGTCCAGCTGCGCGGCATGCGAAAGGAGGCGTGA
- a CDS encoding beta-galactosidase, with protein sequence MTPASERHWLRPPSDGRPASFAYGADYNPEQWPREVWKEDVRLMREAGVTVVSVAIFSWARLQPAEDRWDFDWLDEVLDLLHSNGIAVDLATATASPPPWLTTLHPEILPVTRTGETLSQGARQHWRPTSPVFRTYALALVEAMATRYADHPAVVAWHISNELGCHNIYDYSEDAAQAFRDWLRARYGTLDELNRAWATSFWSQYYGEWEQIQPPRLAASHANPTQQLDFKRFSSDALKDYLRAEREVLRRITPDIPATTNFMVMGETKGMNYPDWAQEIDFVSNDHYAHPGPQRLDELSFSAALTHSIAHGKPWFLMEHSTSAVNWQPVNVAKREGELARDSLVHVAHGADAVCFFQWRQSAAGAEKHHSAMVPHAGPDSEVFRAVTALGRTLETLTPVTGSVREPARAALVYDWDSWWAVERDSQPSSLVRYRQEALDWYSAFLALGVRVDVVTTTADLTGYDFVAAPVLNVVPRELAARLDAYVHGGGHLVTTYYSGVVDENDHVHLGGYPGALRDLLGIRIEEFGPLLEDVEVRLDNGLAGTLWTDRIDVTDPDEVTVLARYETGDQAGRPAVTRRAPEGGGSAAYVSTRLGPHGLPDVLAPLLAGAGVSSELPAEVRGLVELTVRTDGSQAYWFLVNRTDEPVAFDAVAGEVLSGPEPTAGGGLVLPSRGVAVLRLASGSTPFPHVSA encoded by the coding sequence ATGACCCCCGCCTCCGAGCGCCACTGGCTGCGCCCGCCCTCCGACGGCCGTCCCGCGAGCTTCGCCTACGGGGCCGACTACAACCCGGAGCAGTGGCCGCGCGAGGTGTGGAAGGAAGACGTCCGGCTGATGCGCGAGGCCGGCGTCACCGTCGTCTCCGTCGCCATCTTCTCCTGGGCCCGCCTGCAGCCGGCCGAGGACCGCTGGGACTTCGACTGGCTGGACGAGGTTCTCGACCTGCTCCACAGCAACGGCATCGCGGTGGACCTCGCCACCGCCACCGCCTCGCCGCCGCCGTGGCTCACCACCCTGCACCCCGAGATCCTGCCGGTCACCCGCACCGGCGAGACCCTCTCCCAGGGCGCGCGGCAGCACTGGCGGCCCACGTCACCCGTCTTCCGCACGTACGCGCTGGCACTGGTCGAGGCCATGGCCACCCGCTACGCGGACCACCCCGCCGTGGTCGCCTGGCACATCTCCAACGAGCTCGGCTGCCACAACATCTACGACTACTCCGAGGACGCGGCCCAGGCCTTCCGTGACTGGCTGCGCGCCCGCTACGGCACCCTGGACGAGCTCAACCGCGCCTGGGCGACCTCCTTCTGGTCGCAGTACTACGGGGAATGGGAACAGATCCAGCCGCCCCGGCTGGCCGCGAGCCACGCCAACCCGACCCAGCAGCTCGACTTCAAGCGCTTCTCCTCCGACGCGCTGAAGGACTATCTCCGGGCCGAACGCGAGGTCCTGCGCCGCATCACACCCGACATCCCCGCCACCACCAACTTCATGGTGATGGGCGAGACCAAGGGCATGAACTACCCGGACTGGGCGCAGGAGATCGACTTCGTCTCCAACGACCACTACGCCCACCCCGGACCGCAGCGCCTCGACGAGCTCTCCTTCTCCGCCGCCCTCACGCACTCCATCGCCCACGGCAAGCCGTGGTTCCTGATGGAGCACTCGACGAGCGCGGTCAACTGGCAGCCCGTCAACGTCGCCAAGCGCGAGGGCGAACTGGCCCGCGACTCCCTCGTCCACGTCGCCCACGGTGCCGACGCGGTCTGCTTCTTCCAGTGGCGCCAGTCCGCCGCCGGCGCCGAGAAGCACCACTCCGCGATGGTGCCCCACGCCGGCCCCGACAGCGAGGTGTTCCGTGCCGTGACGGCCCTCGGCCGCACGCTGGAGACGCTCACCCCGGTCACCGGTTCCGTCCGGGAACCGGCCCGCGCGGCACTGGTGTACGACTGGGATTCCTGGTGGGCCGTCGAGCGTGACTCCCAGCCGTCCTCCCTGGTGCGCTACCGCCAGGAGGCACTCGACTGGTACTCGGCCTTCCTGGCCCTCGGCGTCCGGGTGGACGTCGTCACGACCACGGCGGACCTGACCGGCTACGACTTCGTCGCGGCCCCCGTCCTGAACGTCGTCCCCCGGGAACTCGCCGCCCGGCTGGACGCCTATGTGCACGGCGGAGGCCACCTCGTCACCACCTACTACTCGGGTGTCGTCGACGAGAACGACCACGTCCACCTCGGTGGCTACCCGGGGGCACTGCGCGACCTGCTGGGCATCCGCATCGAGGAGTTCGGCCCCCTGCTGGAGGACGTGGAGGTACGCCTCGACAACGGTCTCGCCGGCACGCTGTGGACCGACCGGATCGACGTCACCGACCCCGACGAGGTCACCGTCCTCGCACGGTACGAGACGGGCGACCAGGCAGGGCGCCCCGCCGTCACCAGGCGCGCCCCGGAGGGCGGCGGCTCCGCCGCCTACGTCTCCACCCGGCTGGGCCCCCACGGTCTGCCCGATGTACTGGCACCGCTGCTGGCCGGGGCCGGAGTGTCCAGCGAACTGCCCGCCGAGGTGCGGGGGCTCGTCGAACTGACCGTGCGGACCGACGGCTCGCAGGCCTACTGGTTCCTCGTCAACCGCACGGACGAGCCCGTCGCGTTCGACGCGGTGGCCGGGGAGGT